In the genome of Candidatus Thorarchaeota archaeon, the window TCCATGTGAGCTGAGCAGTTTCATAGCAAGGCCCATGGTGGACTCCACTAGAAAGAGCTGCCTTGCCACATCCACCTCCCAGTAGCCACTGACCTTGGGTGAGCAATCTGCGATGACAAGGTCAACCAAACCACCGGTCACACGTACAATCTCGTCGATAGTTTCAGGACTTGTGATGTCACCCTGAATGAACCTTGCTCCCTCTACTGGCTGCATCGGGTTGAGGTCTACAGCAGTAATCTGAAGAGTACGGTCCAGCTCTACCAAGACCTGGGTCCAGCCGCCCGGACTGCAGCAGAGTTCCAAGACAGATTTCACTCCATGAAGGAGTCTGTGTTGACGGGCAATCTGCTTCAGTTTGAAGGCCGACCTGCTTCGGTAACCCTGTTTCTTCGCAAATCGGTAGTAGTGCTCCTTCTTGCGGTCGCCCCTTGGTCGTCCCATAGTTCATTCTCCATTCCGAACACTGCGTATTGTGTCCACAACTGCATCTACGGGTGCATCAGTCCTGATTCCAGTACTGCGGAAGTGAGTCCTTGACACCAGATAGCCCTGACCTGTCAGGAACTCTATTATCTCCTCAAGACTTGGTGGCACGAGTCCATAGGTATCGCACAACTGGTGTATGTCTAGGTAGGGTCGGTCTGAGAGAGAGCACTCAGCCCGAATGGTGGACATCAGAGGAGCTACGCGCTTGAGTATATCAGAGTTGTTAAATGCCCTCTGCTCTGCGGCATCGACAAGCGACGAGTCGTACAGCATACCAGTCCATAGCGGACCTGCAAAGGATACGGGTCCCGGACAGGACTTGTGACGTTCAGGGACGTGGTCTCTACAAAGGTCCATGAGTGATGTGAACCATGAGTCTGCGCACCTCGGACAGTACCATGCAAGTCCCATCTCGCTAGCCTGTCGATTAGTGTGACTTCTACTGGATCCAACTTCGAACCAGGCCCGGATATAGTGGTCAGCACTAAGCACGAAGAGTGGCTGTGCAGACAGATCATTAGCTCCCGCAGCCCTGATGACGAAGCTGATTAACAAGCGTAAGGCGGTTTCATTGGAGAATGGGCTTTTCAACGAGAGTCCCCCGTATC includes:
- a CDS encoding RlmE family RNA methyltransferase, which translates into the protein MGRPRGDRKKEHYYRFAKKQGYRSRSAFKLKQIARQHRLLHGVKSVLELCCSPGGWTQVLVELDRTLQITAVDLNPMQPVEGARFIQGDITSPETIDEIVRVTGGLVDLVIADCSPKVSGYWEVDVARQLFLVESTMGLAMKLLSSHG